The Cucumis melo cultivar AY chromosome 5, USDA_Cmelo_AY_1.0, whole genome shotgun sequence genome has a segment encoding these proteins:
- the LOC103498263 gene encoding leucine-rich repeat extensin-like protein 4: MECWVFLGLFLSGLILPTGAVIGGVSGRVGFGFGGGGGSGGNGIWIGGGGGNTPNPTLTPTPTPNPLLETVLNRAYSVLQTWKSAISDDPTGMLTTWVGSDVCSYKGIFCTRLNSGQISITGIDFNGKNLRGTLIKELALLNDLTLIHLNSNRFSGIVPITFRQLVRLQELDLSNNNFSGEFPSATLYIPNLRYLDLRFNSFTGAIPESLFYMGLDAIFLNNNQFAGEIPQNLGNSPASVINLANNNFTGAIPASFGYMGPRLKEILFLNNQLSGCIPEGVGFLTEIEVLDFSSNKLFGHLPDTISCMNQVEILNLAHNQLSGVVSDLVCSLRSLIHLSVADNFFSGFNQQCRNLFGGFDLSFNCIPGVTLQRPSPECSVIPGIGLNCFRVPVIPRPLVCGRIVETPTGEEGAPRP; the protein is encoded by the coding sequence ATGGAGTGTTGGGTTTTTTTGGGTCTTTTTTTAAGTGGTTTAATTCTTCCTACTGGAGCTGTTATCGGCGGGGTAAGTGGCCGAGTTGGTTTTGGCTTTGGTGGTGGCGGAGGCAGCGGTGGAAATGGTATTTGGATCGGTGGTGGAGGGGGAAACACTCCGAATCCGACTCTTACTCCGACTCCAACTCCGAATCCATTATTAGAGACTGTTCTAAACAGAGCATACTCAGTTCTTCAGACATGGAAATCTGCCATTTCCGATGACCCAACTGGAATGTTAACCACGTGGGTTGGCTCCGATGTGTGTTCTTACAAAGGAATCTTTTGTACACGTCTAAATTCCGGCCAAATCTCCATCACCGGAATCGACTTTAATGGAAAAAATCTCAGAGGAACCCTCATCAAGGAGCTGGCTCTTCTCAACGATCTGACCCTCATTCACTTAAACAGCAACAGATTTTCCGGCATCGTTCCGATAACATTCCGTCAACTCGTACGCCTTCAAGAACTCGATCTCAGCAACAATAATTTCTCCGGTGAATTCCCATCCGCCACTCTCTACATTCCAAATCTCAGGTATTTGGACCTCAGATTCAACTCCTTCACCGGCGCAATCCCGGAAAGTTTGTTTTACATGGGACTAGACGCCATTTTCCTCAACAATAACCAATTCGCCGGCGAAATCCCACAAAACCTCGGAAATTCGCCGGCGTCTGTGATAAATTTAGCAAATAATAACTTCACCGGAGCAATCCCGGCGAGTTTTGGGTATATGGGTCCAAGACTGAAGGAAATCCTGTTTCTAAACAACCAATTAAGCGGTTGCATTCCCGAAGGAGTTGGGTTCTTAACAGAGATTGAAGTTTTGGATTTCAGCTCCAACAAATTGTTCGGTCATCTTCCCGATACAATCTCTTGTATGAACCAAGTCGAGATTTTGAATCTTGCCCACAACCAATTATCCGGCGTCGTTTCCGATTTGGTCTGTTCTTTAAGAAGCCTCATACATCTATCCGTAGCAGACAATTTCTTCTCCGGCTTCAACCAGCAGTGCCGGAATCTCTTCGGCGGGTTCGATTTGTCGTTCAATTGCATTCCCGGAGTTACTCTTCAGCGGCCGTCGCCTGAATGTTCTGTAATTCCGGGAATTGGGTTGAACTGTTTTCGGGTTCCGGTGATTCCGCGGCCGTTGGTTTGTGGACGGATAGTTGAAACACCGACGGGGGAGGAGGGGGCGCCACGTCCGTAA
- the LOC103498270 gene encoding acid phosphatase 1-like, which produces MASPPSILSLLLLLLLLNFVITAATISTTNLPSAMARPYPRKHVVRAEGNPRCESWKFAVEVNAAGSWKSVPRPCIAFVRDYFNGDRYLSDSRTVVNYSLTFANSVNMAGKENGRNAWVFDVDETLLSNLPYYRVNGYGSEAYNNTAFNEWVNKGLAPPLPMSLRLYKKLKHLGFKIFLLTGRGESQRNVTQRNLLEAGYFGWDNLIFRGPADEGKKAAVYKSEKRAELVKEGYVIQGSLGDQWSDLIGFALPNRSFKLPNPMYYIP; this is translated from the exons ATGGCTTCTCCTCCCTCAATTCTCtccctcctccttcttcttcttcttctcaattTTGTTATCACAGCTGCCACCATCTCCACCACCAACTTGCCAAGTGCAATGGCACGACCGTACCCCAGAAAACACGTTGTCCGAGCCGAGGGCAACCCGAGATGCGAGAGCTGGAAGTTTGCTGTGGAAGTGAATGCAGCAGGATCGTGGAAGTCTGTCCCACGGCCGTGCATTGCATTCGTCCGAGACTATTTCAATGGTGATAGATATCTATCGGACTCTCGAACGGTGGTGAATTACTCGTTGACCTTTGCTAATTCGGTCAACATGGCCGGGAAAGAAAACGGGAGGAATGCTTGGGTTTTTGATGTGGATGAGACATTGCTTTCCAATTTGCCATATTATAGAGTTAATGGATACGG GTCTGAAGCTTATAATAATACAGCATTCAATGAGTGGGTGAATAAGGGTTTGGCTCCTCCATTACCAATGAGTTTGAGATTATACAAAAAGCTCAAACACCTTGGGTTCAAGATTTTTCTTTTGACTGGACGTGGTGAATCTCAAAGAAATGTCACACAACGAAACCTTCTTGAAGCTGGCTATTTTGGTTGGGACAACCTTATCTTCAG AGGACCTGCGGATGAGGGAAAGAAAGCTGCAGTATACAAATCGGAGAAAAGAGCTGAATTAGTTAAAGAAGGTTATGTAATTCAAGGAAGCTTAGGAGATCAATGGAGTGATTTGATTGGCTTTGCTCTCCCAAATCGATCATTCAAACTCCCAAATCCAATGTATTACATTCCATGA